One window from the genome of Enterococcus haemoperoxidus ATCC BAA-382 encodes:
- a CDS encoding acetyl-CoA carboxylase biotin carboxyl carrier protein subunit produces the protein MLRKFKISIDGKEYLVEMEEIGGVPQAPIAAPVAPVAEVAPTPAPVETAAPVASTPAGSDAMPSPMPGTILKILVNVGDTVQENQPLMILEAMKMENEIVAGKSGLVTGIHVKQGDMVNPGEPLITIG, from the coding sequence ATGTTACGTAAGTTTAAAATCTCAATCGATGGAAAAGAGTATTTAGTAGAAATGGAAGAAATTGGTGGTGTGCCACAAGCGCCAATAGCAGCACCAGTAGCACCTGTAGCAGAAGTGGCGCCAACGCCAGCGCCAGTAGAAACAGCAGCTCCTGTAGCAAGCACACCTGCTGGAAGCGATGCAATGCCATCACCTATGCCTGGAACAATCTTGAAAATTTTGGTAAATGTTGGCGATACAGTTCAGGAGAATCAACCGTTAATGATTCTTGAAGCGATGAAAATGGAAAATGAAATTGTAGCTGGTAAATCTGGCCTAGTCACAGGGATACATGTTAAGCAGGGGGATATGGTCAATCCTGGAGAACCGTTAATTACAATTGGTTAA
- the citC gene encoding [citrate (pro-3S)-lyase] ligase, whose amino-acid sequence MNIRRIWLDRDLTRKQQWSDFLINADLIPDDQLDYTIGIYDQEKLIGTGSTFRNILKCIAIDSSYQNENLLSQIVQALREELQEIGYQHYFLYTKPKTSKLFHSLGFTEIAATNELVFMEQGFPNFEDYLVDLKKHRRETKQNAAIVMNANPFTNGHLYLVTEAAKRSETVYLFVLSEERSLFDAKTRFELVQEGVRHLANVVVLPTREYMVSSATFPSYFLKDQAKASIAEVQAVLDATLFKEKIACVLSISTRFVGEEPFSAVTEIYNQAMKKTFGSELKLVVLPRKKIDGEAISATKVRALMEQENYAAIKSLVPPKTFEEIIKQKNK is encoded by the coding sequence ATGAACATCAGAAGAATTTGGCTTGATCGAGATTTGACAAGAAAACAGCAGTGGTCAGATTTTTTGATTAACGCCGATCTTATACCGGATGACCAGTTAGACTATACGATTGGTATCTATGATCAGGAAAAACTGATTGGAACAGGATCGACTTTTAGGAATATTCTAAAATGTATTGCAATTGATTCCTCCTATCAAAATGAAAACCTGCTTTCTCAAATTGTTCAAGCTTTACGAGAAGAGCTGCAGGAAATAGGATATCAGCATTATTTCTTGTATACAAAGCCAAAAACTAGCAAGTTGTTTCACTCTTTGGGTTTTACGGAAATTGCTGCAACGAATGAATTGGTTTTCATGGAGCAAGGGTTTCCTAATTTTGAAGACTATTTAGTGGACCTTAAAAAGCATCGACGAGAGACAAAACAAAATGCTGCAATTGTAATGAATGCCAATCCATTTACCAATGGTCATTTATATTTAGTGACAGAAGCCGCTAAACGTTCGGAAACAGTGTATCTGTTTGTTTTATCCGAGGAACGATCGCTATTTGATGCAAAAACACGTTTTGAACTAGTACAAGAAGGTGTTCGTCATTTAGCAAATGTAGTGGTTTTACCAACAAGAGAATATATGGTATCCAGTGCAACCTTTCCATCTTATTTTTTGAAAGATCAGGCCAAGGCTAGTATTGCGGAAGTCCAGGCTGTTTTGGATGCCACTTTATTTAAAGAAAAGATTGCTTGTGTTCTGTCAATTTCAACTAGATTTGTTGGAGAAGAGCCGTTTTCAGCAGTAACAGAGATTTACAATCAGGCGATGAAAAAGACGTTTGGTTCTGAGCTGAAACTAGTTGTTTTACCAAGAAAAAAAATAGATGGAGAAGCAATCAGTGCCACAAAAGTTCGTGCTTTAATGGAACAAGAGAATTATGCAGCAATTAAATCACTTGTTCCACCCAAAACTTTTGAAGAAATAATCAAACAAAAAAATAAGTAA
- the citF gene encoding citrate lyase subunit alpha, with translation MKNNVGKEIPDNYAEQYGLFKGELANIREYKEASRTINPVRPRDTKLLGSLKEAIEKTGLKDGMTISFHHHFREGDFVMNMVLDEIAALGIKNLSIAPSSIANVHEPLINHIKNGVVTNITSSGLRDKVGAAISEGIMENPVVIRSHGGRARAIAADDIHIDVAFLGAPSSDAYGNVNGTKGKATCGSLGYAMIDAKYADQVVIITDSLMPYPNTPISIPQTDVDFVVEVDAIGDPDGIAKGATRFTKNPKELLIAEYAAKVITHSPYYKNGFSFQTGTGGAALAVSRFLKEAMIKDGITASFALGGITNAMVELLEEGLVEKIIDVQDFDHPSAVSLGENENHYEIDANMYASPLSKGSVINQLDTAILSALEIDTNFNVNVITGSDGVIRGASGGHSDTSAACKMSLVIAPLIRGRIPTIVEEVNTVVTPGSSIDVVVTEVGIAINPERPDLVEHFKALDVPQLTMKELQEKAYSIVARPDAIKYGDKVVALIEYRDGSIIDVVKNV, from the coding sequence ATGAAAAATAATGTAGGCAAAGAAATTCCAGATAATTATGCTGAACAATACGGTTTATTTAAAGGAGAGCTAGCGAATATTCGTGAGTATAAAGAGGCTAGCCGCACGATCAATCCTGTGAGGCCAAGAGATACAAAGTTATTAGGTAGTTTAAAAGAAGCGATTGAAAAAACAGGATTAAAAGACGGTATGACAATTTCTTTCCATCATCATTTTCGTGAAGGTGATTTTGTTATGAACATGGTGTTAGATGAGATTGCGGCATTAGGGATCAAAAATCTATCGATTGCACCCAGCTCGATCGCGAATGTTCATGAACCATTGATCAATCATATCAAAAATGGTGTGGTGACAAATATTACCTCTAGTGGGTTACGTGATAAAGTCGGCGCTGCGATTTCTGAAGGAATTATGGAAAATCCAGTTGTGATCCGTTCACATGGTGGACGTGCAAGAGCGATTGCTGCAGACGATATTCATATCGATGTGGCCTTTCTTGGAGCACCAAGTTCAGACGCGTATGGTAATGTAAATGGAACCAAAGGCAAAGCCACATGTGGCTCATTAGGCTATGCGATGATCGATGCTAAGTATGCCGATCAAGTAGTGATTATCACAGATAGCTTGATGCCCTATCCAAATACACCAATCAGCATTCCACAAACGGATGTAGATTTTGTCGTAGAGGTTGATGCGATCGGTGATCCTGATGGGATAGCCAAAGGGGCTACTCGATTTACCAAAAACCCGAAAGAACTGTTGATTGCAGAATATGCAGCGAAAGTAATTACGCATTCACCGTATTATAAAAATGGTTTTTCGTTCCAAACAGGAACGGGTGGTGCAGCCTTAGCTGTTTCTAGGTTTTTGAAAGAAGCGATGATCAAAGATGGTATTACAGCCAGTTTTGCTTTAGGCGGGATCACCAATGCGATGGTTGAGTTATTGGAAGAAGGACTTGTTGAAAAAATCATTGACGTACAAGATTTTGATCATCCGTCTGCCGTTTCTTTAGGTGAGAATGAGAACCACTACGAAATCGATGCAAATATGTATGCTTCACCTTTAAGCAAAGGTTCTGTCATCAATCAATTAGATACAGCGATTCTTTCTGCGCTAGAAATTGATACGAATTTTAATGTGAACGTGATTACAGGATCAGATGGCGTGATTCGTGGTGCATCTGGCGGGCATTCAGATACAAGTGCGGCTTGTAAGATGAGCTTAGTCATTGCCCCCTTAATCAGAGGTAGAATTCCAACAATCGTTGAAGAGGTCAATACAGTCGTAACACCAGGCAGCAGCATTGATGTTGTGGTGACGGAAGTTGGGATTGCGATCAATCCAGAACGACCAGACTTAGTCGAACATTTTAAAGCTTTAGATGTTCCACAATTAACGATGAAAGAACTTCAAGAAAAAGCTTACAGTATCGTAGCTCGACCAGATGCAATCAAGTATGGGGATAAAGTCGTTGCATTGATCGAATATCGTGATGGTTCAATTATCGATGTGGTCAAAAATGTCTAA
- a CDS encoding sodium ion-translocating decarboxylase subunit beta — translation METLIEGVVGMGQEPGRIVMMVIGGILMYLGIKKEYEPTLLVPMGLGTILVNFPNSGVLSAGGEAGPFQVLFDIGISTELFPLLLFIGIGAMIDFGPLLQNPFLLLFGAAAQFGIFFTIIAAVLLGFDLNDAASIGIIGAADGPTSIFVANTLNSKYMGAIMVAAYSYMALVPIIQPVAIKAVTTKKERKIRMTYRAGEVSQTAKILFPIVITIVAGLVAPVSLPLVGFLMFGNLLRECGVLDRLSVTAQNELVNIISIVLGLAISVKMQYEEFLQIDTLMVIGLGLVAFVMDSVGGVLFAKLLNLFRKEKINPMIGAAGISAFPMSSRVIQKMATDEDPQNFILMHAAGANVSGQIASVIAGGLLLALLA, via the coding sequence GTGGAGACATTAATTGAAGGTGTAGTAGGAATGGGACAGGAGCCGGGACGTATTGTAATGATGGTCATCGGAGGTATCCTGATGTACTTGGGGATCAAAAAAGAGTATGAACCTACCTTACTTGTACCGATGGGATTAGGAACGATTTTAGTTAACTTTCCCAATTCAGGAGTACTAAGTGCTGGTGGAGAAGCTGGTCCGTTTCAAGTGTTGTTTGATATAGGAATTTCGACGGAATTATTTCCATTGTTACTATTTATCGGTATTGGCGCTATGATCGATTTCGGTCCATTATTACAAAATCCATTTTTATTATTGTTCGGTGCAGCCGCTCAATTCGGGATTTTCTTTACAATTATTGCGGCCGTTTTATTAGGTTTTGATTTAAATGATGCAGCTTCTATTGGAATCATCGGAGCAGCAGATGGACCAACGTCAATCTTTGTTGCCAACACGTTGAATTCGAAATATATGGGTGCGATCATGGTAGCGGCCTATTCTTATATGGCCTTAGTTCCAATTATTCAACCAGTCGCAATCAAAGCAGTTACGACAAAAAAAGAACGTAAAATTCGTATGACGTATCGTGCTGGTGAAGTATCACAAACAGCGAAAATTTTATTCCCAATCGTAATTACAATTGTCGCTGGATTGGTAGCACCAGTTTCCCTTCCTTTAGTTGGATTCTTAATGTTTGGGAATTTACTGCGTGAATGTGGAGTCTTAGATCGTTTATCTGTAACAGCACAAAATGAGCTGGTAAACATCATCAGTATTGTGCTAGGATTGGCGATTTCAGTGAAAATGCAATATGAAGAATTTTTACAAATTGATACGTTAATGGTTATTGGTTTGGGATTAGTTGCCTTTGTAATGGATTCAGTTGGGGGTGTCTTATTTGCCAAATTATTGAACCTGTTTAGAAAAGAAAAAATCAATCCAATGATTGGTGCTGCAGGAATTTCAGCATTTCCAATGTCTAGTCGAGTAATTCAAAAAATGGCAACAGACGAAGATCCACAGAACTTTATTTTAATGCATGCAGCAGGTGCAAATGTATCTGGACAGATTGCCTCAGTTATTGCGGGCGGCTTATTATTAGCGTTGCTTGCGTAG
- the citE gene encoding citrate (pro-3S)-lyase subunit beta: MERLRRTMMFVPGANASMLRDATLYGADSLMFDLEDAVSLKEKDSARLLVYNALRTFDYSTVETVVRINGLDTVGRQDVEAMVLAGVDVIRLPKTETAQDIVDVAAVITEMETKYGVSVGTTKMMAAIESAEGVLNAREIAQASDRLIGIALGAEDYVTNMKTHRYPDGQELFFARSFILHSARSAGIAAIDTVYSDVDNTEGFLAEVELIKQLGFDGKSVINPRQIPLVNSVYEPTEKEIQNAKEVIWGIREAEAKGSGVISVNGKMVDKPIVERAERVIALAIAAKLISEEEV, from the coding sequence ATGGAACGTTTAAGAAGAACGATGATGTTTGTACCAGGAGCGAATGCTTCAATGCTAAGAGATGCGACTTTATACGGCGCTGATTCGTTGATGTTTGACTTAGAAGATGCTGTTTCTTTAAAAGAAAAAGATAGTGCTCGTTTACTTGTCTATAATGCTTTACGAACATTTGATTACTCGACTGTCGAAACGGTCGTTCGAATCAATGGCTTAGATACAGTGGGGCGTCAAGATGTTGAAGCGATGGTTTTAGCAGGTGTTGATGTGATCCGCTTGCCAAAAACAGAAACAGCTCAAGATATTGTGGATGTGGCAGCTGTGATCACTGAAATGGAAACAAAATATGGCGTAAGCGTTGGGACAACAAAAATGATGGCTGCAATCGAATCGGCTGAAGGTGTTTTAAATGCGCGAGAAATTGCACAAGCAAGTGACCGCTTGATTGGTATCGCACTTGGAGCAGAAGATTATGTAACAAATATGAAAACACACCGATACCCAGACGGCCAAGAATTGTTTTTCGCACGTAGTTTTATTTTACACTCAGCTAGATCAGCAGGAATTGCAGCAATCGATACAGTCTATTCAGATGTCGATAATACAGAAGGGTTCCTAGCAGAAGTTGAGCTGATCAAACAATTAGGATTTGACGGTAAGTCTGTTATTAATCCACGTCAAATCCCTTTAGTAAACAGTGTCTATGAACCAACAGAAAAAGAAATCCAAAATGCGAAAGAAGTAATTTGGGGGATTCGTGAAGCGGAAGCGAAAGGTTCAGGTGTAATTTCAGTGAATGGTAAAATGGTGGATAAACCAATTGTTGAACGAGCAGAGCGAGTGATTGCACTGGCTATTGCAGCAAAATTAATTTCTGAGGAGGAAGTCTAA
- the citD gene encoding citrate lyase acyl carrier protein, which translates to MEIKQNASAGTTESSDIMITIGKNSGQGIQIELDSSVEKQFGRQIREKIQETLTNLSVTDAKVQAIDKGALDCTIQARTVAAVYRAAGEENVDWQVLNTWNV; encoded by the coding sequence TTGGAAATCAAACAAAACGCATCTGCTGGTACAACTGAATCAAGCGATATTATGATTACAATTGGGAAAAACAGTGGACAAGGAATTCAAATTGAACTAGACAGTAGTGTTGAAAAACAGTTTGGACGTCAAATTCGCGAAAAAATACAAGAGACTTTAACTAATTTGTCAGTCACTGACGCGAAGGTTCAGGCAATTGATAAAGGTGCATTGGATTGTACCATCCAAGCTCGAACAGTGGCAGCTGTTTATCGTGCTGCTGGTGAAGAAAATGTAGACTGGCAGGTGTTAAATACATGGAACGTTTAA
- a CDS encoding OadG-related small transporter subunit — MSADLLKSLELLVFGWGGVFVVIFVIYFASFMLNKLFPPKS, encoded by the coding sequence ATGTCAGCTGATTTATTGAAATCATTAGAGTTATTGGTTTTTGGTTGGGGTGGCGTGTTTGTTGTCATTTTCGTGATCTACTTTGCGTCGTTTATGTTAAATAAATTATTCCCACCGAAAAGCTAG